From a single Apium graveolens cultivar Ventura chromosome 2, ASM990537v1, whole genome shotgun sequence genomic region:
- the LOC141708328 gene encoding uncharacterized protein LOC141708328 isoform X2 — translation MMYSCETCTMFSYKTSLILRKNPNTFLNHSTRLFRNSYKFRCLLDELVPKFAVLSSLSSVFTSGNVIALAATASSGSVHGAVTVAITDVAVTAVAIASGACLSTKVDFLWPKVEEQPGSLIVEGVDVTECPIFSDSKVQKAVAFARRAHDGQFRKTGDPYLTHCIHTAKILAVLVPSTGKRAVDTVVAGILHDVVDDTCESLDSIAKEFDQDIAKLVAGVSKLSYINQLLRRHRRVNVNQEALRPEEANNLRVMLLGMVDDPRVVLIKLADRLHNMRTIYALPSAKAQAVAQETLVIWCSLASRLGLWALKAELEDLCFAVLQPEVFRQMRANLASMWSCSKREGKLRRLHAKSAARNSSLELEEFITSNNDDVTMKDLLQAVLPFDLMLDRGKRIKFSNSFGTCSENQTKPKVVRDAGIALSSMVLCEEELERELFISTSYVPGMEVTLSSRLKSLYSIYSKMLRKDVGIEEIYDARALRVIVGDNKGTLHGQAVQGCYNLLNIVHRLWIPINGELDDYIVNPKPSGYQSLHTAVQGPDSSPLEVQIRTQRMHEYAEHGVAAHWLYKEAGGTLPSKSDIIDSGIILSDSSNEMEHQNSIEDDSPHKYGFLKAGHPVLRVEGSNLLAAVIVRVDKGGKELLVAVSFALAASEAVADRRSSYQLKRWEAYAMLHKKVSDEWWCEPGHGDWCTCLEKYTLCRDGIYHKQDQFERHLPTFIQVIELTEEEETRYWDVVAAVFEGKQVESVVSDSSCYNIPGADSIDTNSMDCGINNKVHLLRAMLQWEEQLCSEAGFQRSNRYAKKANSVSNGEVVVVCWPNGDIMRLRTGSTAADAARRAGIDGKLVAVNGHLVLPNTQLKDGDVIELRK, via the exons ATGATGTACTCATGTGAAACCTGTACTATGTTCAGCTACAAAACATCCTTAATCCTCCGTAAAAATCCCAACACCTTTCTTAATCACTCCACTCGTCTGTTTCGCAATTCTTACAAGTTCCGTTGTTTATTAGATGAACTAGTTCCTAAATTCGCTGTTTTATCATCGTTAAGCTCGGTTTTCACCTCGGGAAATGTGATCGCCTTGGCTGCTACGGCTAGTTCTGGCTCCGTTCACGGCGCTGTGACGGTTGCAATAACTGACGTGGCGGTCACGGCTGTTGCGATTGCTTCTGGTGCTTGTTTGTCTACCAAGGTTGACTTTCTTTGGCCCAAAGTTGAGGAACAACCTG GTTCGCTGATTGTAGAAGGAGTAGATGTTACAGAATGTCCTATATTTAGTGATTCAAAG GTGCAAAAGGCGGTTGCTTTTGCGAGGAGAGCTCACGACGGTCAGTTTAGGAAGACTGGAGATCCTTATTTGACTCACTGTATTCATACAGCCAAAATTCTTGCTGTGTTGGTTCCGTCAACTGGAAAAAGG GCTGTTGATACAGTTGTTGCTGGTATTCTTCACGATGTAGTAGATGATACCTGTGAATCATTGGACAGCATAGCGAAGGAGTTTGATCAAGACATAGCAAAATTAGTAGCTGGTGTTTCCAAGTTGAGTTATATCAATCAG TTACTGCGGAGACACAGAAGAGTAAATGTGAACCAGGAAGCCCTTCGCCCTGAAGAG GCCAACAATTTACGAGTTATGCTACTTGGCATGGTTGATGATCCGCGTGTCGTACTCATCAAGCTAGCGGATCGTCTCCATAACATGAGAACCAT TTATGCTCTGCCTTCAGCAAAGGCTCAAGCTGTTGCTCAGGAGACATTAGTTATTTGGTGCTCACTTGCTTCCCGGTTAGGTCTCTGGGCTCTAAAGGCTGAACTGGAAGATCTATGCTTTGCCGTACTTCAG CCTGAAGTGTTTCGTCAAATGCGAGCCAACCTAGCCTCCATGTGGAGCTGCAGTAAAAGAGAAGGTAAATTGAGAAGATTACATGCAAAATCAGCCGCGAGAAACTCAAGCTTGGAGCTTGAGGAATTTATCACAAGCAATAATGATGATGTCACCATGAAG GATCTTCTGCAGGCTGTACTGCCATTTGATCTCATGCTAGATAGAGGAAAGCGTATTAAGTTTTCCAATTCTTTTGGGACATGTTCAGAGAATCAGACAAAACCAAAGGTTGTGAGGGATGCTGGAATAGCTTTATCATCTATGGTACTTTGTGAGGAAGAACTGGAGCGCGAGCTATTTATATCCACTTC TTATGTTCCTGGAATGGAGGTAACTTTATCTAGTCGCCTAAAGAGCTTATACAGCATCTATAGCAAG ATGCTACGGAAAGATGTTGGTATTGAAGAGATATATGATGCCCGTGCACTGAGAGTAATTGTCGGGGATAACAAAGGGACTTTACATGGACAGGCAGTACAAGGTTGTTACAATCTTCTCAACATTGTGCACAG GCTTTGGATCCCAATCAATGGTGAACTTGACGATTACATAGTCAATCCCAAGCCAAGTGGCTACCAG TCTCTACACACTGCAGTGCAAGGCCCAGATAGCTCACCTTTGGAAGTTCAAATAAGAACTCAG AGGATGCATGAATATGCTGAACATGGAGTTGCTGCACATTGGCTTTACAAAGAAGCTGGTGGTACCTTGCCCTCAAAGAGCGATATAATTGATTCTGGAATAATTTTGTCAGATTCCTCAAATGAGATGGAACATCAGAACTCCATTGAAGATGATAGCCCTCATAAGTATGGTTTCCTCAAAGCGGGGCATCCAGTTCTTAGAGTTGAAGGGAGTAATTTGCTTGCTGCAGTTATTGTCAG AGTAGATAAGGGTGGAAAAGAATTGCTTGTTGCTGTAAGTTTTGCACTAGCAGCTTCCGAAGCAGTAGCTGACAGAAGATCATCTTACCAACTAAAAAGATGGGAGGCTTACGCAATGCTACACAAGAAG GTGTCTGATGAATGGTGGTGTGAACCTGGACATGGGGATTGGTGTACTTGCTTAGAAAAATATACACTTTGCCGAGATGGAATATACCAcaag CAAGACCAATTTGAGCGCCACCTACCAACTTTCATACAAGTGATTGAGCTGACTGAAGAAGAGGAAACTAGGTACTGGGACGTTGTTGCTGCCGTATTTGAGGGGAAACAGGTTGAATCTGTTGTATCCGACTCTAGCTGCTACAATATTCCAGGCGCAGACTCCATTGACACAAATTCTATGGACTGTGGCATTAATAATAAG GTCCATCTACTCAGGGCAATGCTACAGTGGGAAGAACAGTTGTGTTCCGAAGCTGGTTTCCAACGATCGAATAGATATGCAAAGAAGGCAAATTCTGTCTCTAATGGGGAAGTGGTGGTTGTATGCTGGCCCAATGGTGATATAATGAGGTTAAGAACTGGAAGCACTGCTGCTGACGCTGCTAGAAGAGCAGGTATCGATGGGAAGCTGGTTGCTGTAAATGGCCATCTTGTATTGCCGAATACACAGCTCAAGGATGGTGATGTTATAGAGCTTAGAAAGTAG
- the LOC141708328 gene encoding uncharacterized protein LOC141708328 isoform X3, whose translation MMYSCETCTMFSYKTSLILRKNPNTFLNHSTRLFRNSYKFRCLLDELVPKFAVLSSLSSVFTSGNVIALAATASSGSVHGAVTVAITDVAVTAVAIASGACLSTKVDFLWPKVEEQPGSLIVEGVDVTECPIFSDSKVQKAVAFARRAHDGQFRKTGDPYLTHCIHTAKILAVLVPSTGKRAVDTVVAGILHDVVDDTCESLDSIAKEFDQDIAKLVAGVSKLSYINQFYLQLLRRHRRVNVNQEALRPEEANNLRVMLLGMVDDPRVVLIKLADRLHNMRTIYALPSAKAQAVAQETLVIWCSLASRLGLWALKAELEDLCFAVLQPEVFRQMRANLASMWSCSKREGKLRRLHAKSAARNSSLELEEFITSNNDDVTMKDLLQAVLPFDLMLDRGKRIKFSNSFGTCSENQTKPKVVRDAGIALSSMVLCEEELERELFISTSYVPGMEVTLSSRLKSLYSIYSKMLRKDVGIEEIYDARALRVIVGDNKGTLHGQAVQGCYNLLNIVHRLWIPINGELDDYIVNPKPSGYQSLHTAVQGPDSSPLEVQIRTQRMHEYAEHGVAAHWLYKEAGGTLPSKSDIIDSGIILSDSSNEMEHQNSIEDDSPHKYGFLKAGHPVLRVEGSNLLAAVIVRVDKGGKELLVAVSFALAASEAVADRRSSYQLKRWEAYAMLHKKVSDEWWCEPGHGDWCTCLEKYTLCRDGIYHKVSN comes from the exons ATGATGTACTCATGTGAAACCTGTACTATGTTCAGCTACAAAACATCCTTAATCCTCCGTAAAAATCCCAACACCTTTCTTAATCACTCCACTCGTCTGTTTCGCAATTCTTACAAGTTCCGTTGTTTATTAGATGAACTAGTTCCTAAATTCGCTGTTTTATCATCGTTAAGCTCGGTTTTCACCTCGGGAAATGTGATCGCCTTGGCTGCTACGGCTAGTTCTGGCTCCGTTCACGGCGCTGTGACGGTTGCAATAACTGACGTGGCGGTCACGGCTGTTGCGATTGCTTCTGGTGCTTGTTTGTCTACCAAGGTTGACTTTCTTTGGCCCAAAGTTGAGGAACAACCTG GTTCGCTGATTGTAGAAGGAGTAGATGTTACAGAATGTCCTATATTTAGTGATTCAAAG GTGCAAAAGGCGGTTGCTTTTGCGAGGAGAGCTCACGACGGTCAGTTTAGGAAGACTGGAGATCCTTATTTGACTCACTGTATTCATACAGCCAAAATTCTTGCTGTGTTGGTTCCGTCAACTGGAAAAAGG GCTGTTGATACAGTTGTTGCTGGTATTCTTCACGATGTAGTAGATGATACCTGTGAATCATTGGACAGCATAGCGAAGGAGTTTGATCAAGACATAGCAAAATTAGTAGCTGGTGTTTCCAAGTTGAGTTATATCAATCAG TTTTATTTGCAGTTACTGCGGAGACACAGAAGAGTAAATGTGAACCAGGAAGCCCTTCGCCCTGAAGAG GCCAACAATTTACGAGTTATGCTACTTGGCATGGTTGATGATCCGCGTGTCGTACTCATCAAGCTAGCGGATCGTCTCCATAACATGAGAACCAT TTATGCTCTGCCTTCAGCAAAGGCTCAAGCTGTTGCTCAGGAGACATTAGTTATTTGGTGCTCACTTGCTTCCCGGTTAGGTCTCTGGGCTCTAAAGGCTGAACTGGAAGATCTATGCTTTGCCGTACTTCAG CCTGAAGTGTTTCGTCAAATGCGAGCCAACCTAGCCTCCATGTGGAGCTGCAGTAAAAGAGAAGGTAAATTGAGAAGATTACATGCAAAATCAGCCGCGAGAAACTCAAGCTTGGAGCTTGAGGAATTTATCACAAGCAATAATGATGATGTCACCATGAAG GATCTTCTGCAGGCTGTACTGCCATTTGATCTCATGCTAGATAGAGGAAAGCGTATTAAGTTTTCCAATTCTTTTGGGACATGTTCAGAGAATCAGACAAAACCAAAGGTTGTGAGGGATGCTGGAATAGCTTTATCATCTATGGTACTTTGTGAGGAAGAACTGGAGCGCGAGCTATTTATATCCACTTC TTATGTTCCTGGAATGGAGGTAACTTTATCTAGTCGCCTAAAGAGCTTATACAGCATCTATAGCAAG ATGCTACGGAAAGATGTTGGTATTGAAGAGATATATGATGCCCGTGCACTGAGAGTAATTGTCGGGGATAACAAAGGGACTTTACATGGACAGGCAGTACAAGGTTGTTACAATCTTCTCAACATTGTGCACAG GCTTTGGATCCCAATCAATGGTGAACTTGACGATTACATAGTCAATCCCAAGCCAAGTGGCTACCAG TCTCTACACACTGCAGTGCAAGGCCCAGATAGCTCACCTTTGGAAGTTCAAATAAGAACTCAG AGGATGCATGAATATGCTGAACATGGAGTTGCTGCACATTGGCTTTACAAAGAAGCTGGTGGTACCTTGCCCTCAAAGAGCGATATAATTGATTCTGGAATAATTTTGTCAGATTCCTCAAATGAGATGGAACATCAGAACTCCATTGAAGATGATAGCCCTCATAAGTATGGTTTCCTCAAAGCGGGGCATCCAGTTCTTAGAGTTGAAGGGAGTAATTTGCTTGCTGCAGTTATTGTCAG AGTAGATAAGGGTGGAAAAGAATTGCTTGTTGCTGTAAGTTTTGCACTAGCAGCTTCCGAAGCAGTAGCTGACAGAAGATCATCTTACCAACTAAAAAGATGGGAGGCTTACGCAATGCTACACAAGAAG GTGTCTGATGAATGGTGGTGTGAACCTGGACATGGGGATTGGTGTACTTGCTTAGAAAAATATACACTTTGCCGAGATGGAATATACCAcaag GTTTCCAATTGA
- the LOC141708328 gene encoding uncharacterized protein LOC141708328 isoform X1, giving the protein MMYSCETCTMFSYKTSLILRKNPNTFLNHSTRLFRNSYKFRCLLDELVPKFAVLSSLSSVFTSGNVIALAATASSGSVHGAVTVAITDVAVTAVAIASGACLSTKVDFLWPKVEEQPGSLIVEGVDVTECPIFSDSKVQKAVAFARRAHDGQFRKTGDPYLTHCIHTAKILAVLVPSTGKRAVDTVVAGILHDVVDDTCESLDSIAKEFDQDIAKLVAGVSKLSYINQFYLQLLRRHRRVNVNQEALRPEEANNLRVMLLGMVDDPRVVLIKLADRLHNMRTIYALPSAKAQAVAQETLVIWCSLASRLGLWALKAELEDLCFAVLQPEVFRQMRANLASMWSCSKREGKLRRLHAKSAARNSSLELEEFITSNNDDVTMKDLLQAVLPFDLMLDRGKRIKFSNSFGTCSENQTKPKVVRDAGIALSSMVLCEEELERELFISTSYVPGMEVTLSSRLKSLYSIYSKMLRKDVGIEEIYDARALRVIVGDNKGTLHGQAVQGCYNLLNIVHRLWIPINGELDDYIVNPKPSGYQSLHTAVQGPDSSPLEVQIRTQRMHEYAEHGVAAHWLYKEAGGTLPSKSDIIDSGIILSDSSNEMEHQNSIEDDSPHKYGFLKAGHPVLRVEGSNLLAAVIVRVDKGGKELLVAVSFALAASEAVADRRSSYQLKRWEAYAMLHKKVSDEWWCEPGHGDWCTCLEKYTLCRDGIYHKQDQFERHLPTFIQVIELTEEEETRYWDVVAAVFEGKQVESVVSDSSCYNIPGADSIDTNSMDCGINNKVHLLRAMLQWEEQLCSEAGFQRSNRYAKKANSVSNGEVVVVCWPNGDIMRLRTGSTAADAARRAGIDGKLVAVNGHLVLPNTQLKDGDVIELRK; this is encoded by the exons ATGATGTACTCATGTGAAACCTGTACTATGTTCAGCTACAAAACATCCTTAATCCTCCGTAAAAATCCCAACACCTTTCTTAATCACTCCACTCGTCTGTTTCGCAATTCTTACAAGTTCCGTTGTTTATTAGATGAACTAGTTCCTAAATTCGCTGTTTTATCATCGTTAAGCTCGGTTTTCACCTCGGGAAATGTGATCGCCTTGGCTGCTACGGCTAGTTCTGGCTCCGTTCACGGCGCTGTGACGGTTGCAATAACTGACGTGGCGGTCACGGCTGTTGCGATTGCTTCTGGTGCTTGTTTGTCTACCAAGGTTGACTTTCTTTGGCCCAAAGTTGAGGAACAACCTG GTTCGCTGATTGTAGAAGGAGTAGATGTTACAGAATGTCCTATATTTAGTGATTCAAAG GTGCAAAAGGCGGTTGCTTTTGCGAGGAGAGCTCACGACGGTCAGTTTAGGAAGACTGGAGATCCTTATTTGACTCACTGTATTCATACAGCCAAAATTCTTGCTGTGTTGGTTCCGTCAACTGGAAAAAGG GCTGTTGATACAGTTGTTGCTGGTATTCTTCACGATGTAGTAGATGATACCTGTGAATCATTGGACAGCATAGCGAAGGAGTTTGATCAAGACATAGCAAAATTAGTAGCTGGTGTTTCCAAGTTGAGTTATATCAATCAG TTTTATTTGCAGTTACTGCGGAGACACAGAAGAGTAAATGTGAACCAGGAAGCCCTTCGCCCTGAAGAG GCCAACAATTTACGAGTTATGCTACTTGGCATGGTTGATGATCCGCGTGTCGTACTCATCAAGCTAGCGGATCGTCTCCATAACATGAGAACCAT TTATGCTCTGCCTTCAGCAAAGGCTCAAGCTGTTGCTCAGGAGACATTAGTTATTTGGTGCTCACTTGCTTCCCGGTTAGGTCTCTGGGCTCTAAAGGCTGAACTGGAAGATCTATGCTTTGCCGTACTTCAG CCTGAAGTGTTTCGTCAAATGCGAGCCAACCTAGCCTCCATGTGGAGCTGCAGTAAAAGAGAAGGTAAATTGAGAAGATTACATGCAAAATCAGCCGCGAGAAACTCAAGCTTGGAGCTTGAGGAATTTATCACAAGCAATAATGATGATGTCACCATGAAG GATCTTCTGCAGGCTGTACTGCCATTTGATCTCATGCTAGATAGAGGAAAGCGTATTAAGTTTTCCAATTCTTTTGGGACATGTTCAGAGAATCAGACAAAACCAAAGGTTGTGAGGGATGCTGGAATAGCTTTATCATCTATGGTACTTTGTGAGGAAGAACTGGAGCGCGAGCTATTTATATCCACTTC TTATGTTCCTGGAATGGAGGTAACTTTATCTAGTCGCCTAAAGAGCTTATACAGCATCTATAGCAAG ATGCTACGGAAAGATGTTGGTATTGAAGAGATATATGATGCCCGTGCACTGAGAGTAATTGTCGGGGATAACAAAGGGACTTTACATGGACAGGCAGTACAAGGTTGTTACAATCTTCTCAACATTGTGCACAG GCTTTGGATCCCAATCAATGGTGAACTTGACGATTACATAGTCAATCCCAAGCCAAGTGGCTACCAG TCTCTACACACTGCAGTGCAAGGCCCAGATAGCTCACCTTTGGAAGTTCAAATAAGAACTCAG AGGATGCATGAATATGCTGAACATGGAGTTGCTGCACATTGGCTTTACAAAGAAGCTGGTGGTACCTTGCCCTCAAAGAGCGATATAATTGATTCTGGAATAATTTTGTCAGATTCCTCAAATGAGATGGAACATCAGAACTCCATTGAAGATGATAGCCCTCATAAGTATGGTTTCCTCAAAGCGGGGCATCCAGTTCTTAGAGTTGAAGGGAGTAATTTGCTTGCTGCAGTTATTGTCAG AGTAGATAAGGGTGGAAAAGAATTGCTTGTTGCTGTAAGTTTTGCACTAGCAGCTTCCGAAGCAGTAGCTGACAGAAGATCATCTTACCAACTAAAAAGATGGGAGGCTTACGCAATGCTACACAAGAAG GTGTCTGATGAATGGTGGTGTGAACCTGGACATGGGGATTGGTGTACTTGCTTAGAAAAATATACACTTTGCCGAGATGGAATATACCAcaag CAAGACCAATTTGAGCGCCACCTACCAACTTTCATACAAGTGATTGAGCTGACTGAAGAAGAGGAAACTAGGTACTGGGACGTTGTTGCTGCCGTATTTGAGGGGAAACAGGTTGAATCTGTTGTATCCGACTCTAGCTGCTACAATATTCCAGGCGCAGACTCCATTGACACAAATTCTATGGACTGTGGCATTAATAATAAG GTCCATCTACTCAGGGCAATGCTACAGTGGGAAGAACAGTTGTGTTCCGAAGCTGGTTTCCAACGATCGAATAGATATGCAAAGAAGGCAAATTCTGTCTCTAATGGGGAAGTGGTGGTTGTATGCTGGCCCAATGGTGATATAATGAGGTTAAGAACTGGAAGCACTGCTGCTGACGCTGCTAGAAGAGCAGGTATCGATGGGAAGCTGGTTGCTGTAAATGGCCATCTTGTATTGCCGAATACACAGCTCAAGGATGGTGATGTTATAGAGCTTAGAAAGTAG
- the LOC141699757 gene encoding uncharacterized protein LOC141699757, with amino-acid sequence MNPQEIVEYLIQEEEKEDEEIDILAATWAQLNRTRNNNIVRHGESVFNHRVINRNRTVGHQLIYRDYFSDDPTYPDYIFRRRFRMRRSLFIRIQAAIESHNPYFVQKCNAAGVPGLSSLQKITAALRMIAYGVPADSLDDYIQIGESTAIESLRKFVISINEIFGEQYLRSPNKIDIKRLSKVAEQRGFPGMLGSIDCMHWRWKNCPTSWHGAFSGSLNDINVLDRSNLFSEWTEGRAPEVNYILNGHEYDMGYYLANGIYPAYSTFVKTISAPQGNKRKHFAKMQESVRKDVERAFGVLQARFAIVRGIGSFLGHRNAEIYYVGMYNYA; translated from the exons ATGAATCCTCAAGAAATAGTTGAATATTTAATTCaagaagaagaaaaggaagatgaaGAAATTGACATTCTTGCAGCTACATGGGCACAACTTAATCGGACGAGAAATAATAACATTGTACGCCATGGTGAGTCTGTTTTCAATCATCGTGTCATCAATCGTAACAGGACAGTAGGTCATCAACTCATATACCGTGACTACTTTAGTGATGATCCTACATATCCGGATTACATTTTCCGAAGAAGATTTCGTATGAGACGATCATTATTCATCCGAATACAAGCAGCAATAGAGTCACACAATCCTTACTTTGTTCAAAAGTGTAATGCAGCTGGAGTTCCAGGACTATCGTCACTCCAGAAAATAACTGCTGCGTTGAGAATGATTGCGTATGGAGTACCTGCAGATTCATTAGATGATTACATTCAAATCGGTGAAAGCACTGCAATAGAAAGTTTAAGAAAATTTGTAATATCAATTAATGAAATATTCGGAGAGCAGTACTTGAGGTCTCCGAATAAGATTGATATCAAAAGATTATCCAAGGTTGCAGAGCAAAGGGGGTTTCCCGGTATGCTGGGGAGTATAGATTGTATGCACTGGAGGTGGAAAAATTGCCCGACTTCTTGGCATGGAGCATTTTCAG GCTCACTAAATGATATTAACGTATTGGATAGGtcaaatttattttcagaatGGACAGAAGGTCGAGCCCCTGAAGTTAATTATATTTTGAACGGTCACGAGTATGATATGGGATACTACCTTGCCAACGGCATATATCCTGCTTACTCGACTTTTGTGAAGACCATTTCTGCTCCGCAAGGAAATAAGCGAAAGCATTTTGCCAAGATGCAAGAATCTGTTCGAAAGGATGTGGAAAGAGCATTCGGTGTACTTCAAGCTCGTTTTGCTATAGTGCGTGGAATTGGCTCGTTTCTGGGACATCGAAACGCTGAAATATATTATGTTGGCATGTATAATTATGCATAA